A single genomic interval of Anopheles marshallii chromosome 2, idAnoMarsDA_429_01, whole genome shotgun sequence harbors:
- the LOC128708213 gene encoding probable cytochrome P450 4d14, with product MFLALLATLVGIATIWVVTTIIRNRATVAKLAKQLPSFAVVPSIPVLGSAYHFKDPTPEGIFATFTGFHKQYGRNLITQSLFNYPSMQICDPKVIEQVIQARTIDKSIIYDFMVPWLGTGLVVSTGSKWSQRRKIITPTFHFKILEDFLVIMNHQTDVLVEKLRKSPHGKGFDIYEHVTYCALDIISESAMGVKLNTQLQPHSEYVMAVKEISDIILKRLFSFLREYKWAFQFTKAHNRQEELLKVVHGFAHRVISERKQQLQDERERKRAQEKLEEEDVYGKRRMTLLDLLLNVEIDGKALSDSEIREEVDTFMFAGHDTTTSCISFAAYHLSRDAPIQQRAYEEIQAIVGPDAKSRELTYGTLQELKYLDMIIKETLRINPSVPIIGRRSAGDMLIDGVTIPKGMDFGILIYALHNDPELYPDPTRFDPERFSEEASAKRQPYGYIPFSVGARNCIGQRYAMLEIKTMLVKLLANYRFLPCDASNILRIKTDMTLKPVNGAFVKIVPR from the exons ATGTTTCTAGCGCTACTAGCAACGCTCGTCGGCATTGCCACCATCTGGGTGGTCACTACCATCATCCGGAATCGGGCTACGGTGGCCAAACTTGCCAAGCAACTTCCAAGCTTCGCCGTCGTACCTTCGATTCCGGTGCTTGGGTCGGCGTATCACTTTAAAGATCCAACACCGGAAGGTATCTTCGCTACCTTTACCGGGTTCCACAAGCAGTACGGTCGGAATCTCATCACCCAGAGCCTGTTCAACTATCCTTCGATGCAGATATGTGACCCGAAAGTGATCGAGCAGGTGATACAAGCGCGCACGATCGATAAATCGATCATTTACGACTTTATGGTGCCGTGGCTCGGTACGGGGCTGGTCGTTTCGACCGGTTCGAAATGGTCCCAGCGCAGGAAGATCATTACGCCGACGTTTCACTTTAAAATTCTGGAAGACTTCCTTGTGATCATGAACCACCAGACGGACGTGTTGGTTGAGAAGTTGCGGAAGAGCCCACACGGTAAGGGTTTCGATATCTACGAGCATGTGACGTACTGTGCGCTGGATATCATCTCCGAGTCCGCCATGGGCGTAAAGCTGAACACACAGCTGCAACCACACTCGGAATATGTGATGGCGGTAAAAGA AATCTCGGATATCATCCTTAAGCGGCTTTTCTCCTTCCTGCGCGAGTACAAATGGGCCTTCCAGTTTACCAAGGCACACAACCGTCAGGAGGAACTGTTAAAGGTGGTGCACGGTTTCGCGCATCGGGTGATAAGCGAGCgcaagcagcagctgcaggacGAACGTGAACGGAAGCGGGCACAGGAAAAACTCGAAGAAGAGGACGTTTATGGGAAGCGTCGCATGACGCTGCTGGATCTGCTGCTAAACGTCGAGATTGACGGTAAAGCACTGTCCGATTCGGAAATACGCGAGGAGGTTGATACGTTCATGTTCGCCGGCCACGATACAACGACGTCCTGCATCAGTTTTGCTGCGTACCATCTCTCCCGTGATGCTCCCATTCAGCAGCGGGCGTACGAAGAGATTCAGGCCATTGTCGGTCCGGATGCTAAGAGCCGGGAGCTTACATACGGTACACTGCAGGAGCTGAAGTACCTCGACATGATCATCAAGGAAACGCTTCGCATCAATCCGTCCGTACCGATCATAGGCCGTCGTTCGGCAGGTGATATGCTTATTGATGGTGTTACCATTCCGAAGGGTATGGATTTCGGCATTCTGATCTACGCGCTACACAACGACCCTGAACTGTACCCCGACCCGACCCGGTTCGATCCGGAACGGTTCAGCGAGGAAGCGTCGGCCAAGCGGCAACCGTACGGCTACATCCCGTTCAGTGTTGGTGCCCGTAACTGCATCGGACAGCGATATGCCATGCTAGAGATTAAAACCATGCTGGTGAAACTGTTGGCCAACTATCGATTTTTGCCGTGCGACGCCAGTAACATTCTGCGTATCAAAACCGACATGACGCTAAAACCGGTAAACGGTGCGTTCGTAAAGATTGTTCCAAGGTGA
- the LOC128717996 gene encoding 39S ribosomal protein L17, mitochondrial → MNQAEVTKLMSQLRIAIRPRHRNLKNPDGPEGRLNKLRKTVTALVKHERIELNYQRADEARGYAERLISDAIRHGDCHKPTMEMADYWLLEKQLVHKLFKVLVPRFEEYKVSATRMYKAPKEYPGWYRKRAVLELRGNPYPSLLPNQSNNRNLLHNVLMDEAKKDYRREKYAEIAAQIGPEGSQPVQGPAGENMTSSEQPKAAQPQT, encoded by the coding sequence GTTAATGTCCCAGCTGAGGATAGCCATTCGTCCACGCCATCGTAACTTGAAAAATCCCGACGGTCCCGAAGGCCGGTTAAACAAGTTGCGCAAAACGGTGACGGCGCTGGTAAAACACGAGCGAATCGAACTTAACTATCAGCGGGCGGATGAAGCACGCGGATACGCGGAACGACTGATTTCGGATGCGATACGGCACGGGGATTGCCACAAACCCACAATGGAAATGGCCGATTATTGGCTACTGGAGAAACAGCTGGTGCACAAGCTGTTCAAGGTGCTCGTACCGCGGTTCGAAGAGTACAAGGTATCCGCAACGCGAATGTACAAAGCCCCCAAAGAATACCCGGGCTGGTATCGGAAGCGAGCGGTTTTGGAGCTCCGAGGCAATCCTTATCCATCGCTGCTTCCCAACCAATCCAACAACCGGAACCTGCTGCATAATGTGCTGATGGACGAAGCGAAGAAAGACTACCGGAGGGAAAAGTATGCGGAAATAGCGGCCCAGATTGGACCGGAAGGTTCGCAGCCAGTGCAAGGGCCGGCCGGGGAAAATATGACCAGCAGCGAACAACCAAAAGCGGCACAACCGCAAACATAG
- the LOC128717997 gene encoding probable cytochrome P450 4d14, with translation MAISVVLFLAVLLYTILCLTRKVFRNRRRAAALLKQLPHFRTLPSVPLVGSAYLFLHTTSDGVLRTMVDCHNRYGKNLVMQELCNEFKLLTSDPRVIEQVIQAKTIIKPNFYRFLQSWIGISSVLTSGTHWTTRRKVINPAFHLKMLQDFLGTMITQTDILVVKLAPLVGDRDINIYEPVQYCAMDIICETAMGVRLECQSNPKVQFVKATEAMIDLVYKRVFNPLLTNDTVYACTNAGRRHRDALQVIHQFTDSVIRERVKRIKDAPARASRDEENRTCKMTFLDLLLENRHDGEEPLTDNDIRGEVDTFMFAGHETISSCVSFALYYLSRNPDCQQRLYEEIVASYGTGEIGSADLTYSSLVDLKYAELVIKETLRLNPSVPMIGRLSAGDMVIDGVTIPAGTEVMLNIYVMQNDPDCYPDPHQFRPERFAEEPQPFTYLPFSTGIRSCIGQRFAMLEMKTMLVKLLSRYRLLPCEEENALQVKADLTLKPFRGAFVKIVERSALLSKGLICSILKVVKSTVLWNNLSLGPPAQ, from the exons ATGGCGATCAGTGTCGTGCTATTTCTTGCCGTGTTACTTTACACCATCCTGTGCCTCACACGGAAAGTATTCCGGAACCGACGTCGTGCGGCGGCTCTGCTGAAACAATTGCCACACTTTCGGACACTCCCATCGGTTCCGCTGGTGGGCAGTGCGTACCTCTTTCTGCACACCACATCCGACGGTGTACTGCGTACGATGGTCGACTGTCACAATCGGTACGGGAAGAATCTGGTCATGCAGGAGCTTTGCAATGAGTTTAAACTGCTCACCAGCGACCCGCGCGTCATCGAGCAGGTGATACAGGCGAAAACGATCATCAAGCCAAATTTCTATCGCTTTCTGCAATCGTGGATTGGCATTAGCAGTGTGCTGACTAGTGGAACACACTGGACCACCCGGCGGAAAGTAATCAATCCGGCGTTCCACTTGAAGATGCTGCAAGATTTTCTCGGCACCATGATCACCCAGACGGACATATTGGTGGTTAAGTTGGCGCCGCTAGTGGGCGATCGGGACATCAATATATACGAACCGGTGCAGTATTGTGCGATGGACATTATCTGTGAGACGGCAATGGGTGTACGGTTGGAGTGTCAATCCAACCCCAAGGTTCAATTTGTCAAAGCAACCGAAGC CATGATTGACTTGGTGTACAAACGGGTCTTCAATCCGCTGCTAACAAACGATACGGTTTACGCATGCACCAATGCTGGCCGTCGCCACAGGGATGCCTTGCAGGTCATTCATCAGTTTACGGATTCTGTGATACGTGAGCGTGTGAAGCGGATTAAAGATGCCCCGGCCAGGGCATCCCGGGACGAGGAGAATCGTACGTGCAAGATGACATTTTTGGACCTGCTGCTGGAAAACCGCCACGATGGGGAGGAACCGTTGACCGATAACGATATCCGCGGGGAAGTTGATACGTTCATGTTTGCCGGACACGAAACTATTTCGTCGTGCGTTAGCTTTGCCCTGTATTATCTGTCCCGCAACCCGGACTGCCAGCAACGATTGTACGAAGAAATAGTGGCCAGTTATGGTACGGGTGAGATTGGGTCTGCTGATTTGACGTATTCTTCACTGGTGGATCTAAAGTACGCGGAGTTGGTCATCAAGGAGACGCTGCGGTTGAACCCTTCGGTTCCGATGATTGGAAGACTTTCGGCCGGCGATATGGTTATCGATGGTGTTACGATACCGGCCGGTACGGAGGTGATGCTCAACATCTACGTCATGCAGAATGATCCGGACTGTTATCCCGATCCGCATCAGTTCCGGCCGGAACGGTTCGCGGAAGAGCCTCAACCATTCACCTATCTACCGTTCAGTACCGGCATCAGATCTTGCATTGGACAACGGTTTGCCATGCTGGAGATGAAAACGATGCTGGTGAAGCTGTTGTCTCGATACCGGTTGCTACCCTGCGAGGAGGAAAACGCACTGCAGGTAAAGGCCGACCTCACACTCAAACCGTTCCGTGGGGCATTCGTCAAAATTGTGGAAAGAAGCGCATTG CTATCCAAAGGCTTGATTTGTTCAATACTGAAGGTCGTTAAGTCCACCGTCCTGTGGAACAATTTGTCCCTCGGCCCCCCCGCCCAGTGA